GACCTTGAGCGCGACAAATCGCCCCGTCGGCGCCCGTGCGAGGAACACGGTCCCCATGCCGCCCTCGCCGAGCCGGCCCAGCAGCCGGTACGGCCCGATTTCCCGCAAGTCCGTCGGGCGGAGCGGCGCGGCGCCCGTTGGCTCCATGAGGGACGTCCCTTCCTGTTCCACGCCATCCTCTCCTTTGGTCTCCCCAAGCGCCATTGCTGGTTCTTCGATGCGAGAGACTGATTGGATGATGAGGCTGTTGGGCCCAGCGGAAATACGTATTTTGGCGGACAAGCTAGATCTTCGTCCGACAAAAAAGCTTGGCCAGAACTTCGTGATCGACGCAGGGACCGTCCGGCGCATCGTCCGCGTCGCCGATCTGTCGGAGAACGACGTGGTCATCGAGGTCGGGCCGGGGCTCGGCTCGCTCACGCTCGCGCTCCTGCCGTCGGCCGCGCACGTGGTGGCCGTCGAGATCGACCCGGTGCTCGCCCGCCAGCTCCCCATCACCGTCGCCGAGCGCGGGGGGTCCGAAAAGCTCACGGTCGTGAACGCGGACGCCATGAGGATCACCCCCGACGACCTGTCCGGCTGCACCCCCACGGCCCTGGTCGCCAACCTCCCCTACAACGTGGCCGTCCCGGTGGTGCTCCACCTCCTGCAGACCCTGCCGTCCCTGCGCAAGGGTCTGGTCATGGTCCAGTCGGAGGTGGCCGACCGCCTCGCCGCCGGCCCCGGTTCCAAGGTGTACGGGGTGCCGTCGGTCAAGGCCGCCTGGTATGCAGACGTCCGCCGCGCGGGTCCGGTTGGCCGTACCGTCTTCTGGCCCGTCCCCAACGTCGATTCCGGCCTCGTCTCATTGGTACGGCGAGAGCCGCCGGCCACGAAGGCGTCGCGCGAGGAGGTGTTCGCGGTGGTGGACGCCGCCTTCGCGCAACGCAGGAAGACCCTGCGAGCGGCCCTTTCCTCGTGGGCGGGCAGCGCGGCCCAGGCAGAGGAGGCGCTCCGCGCGGCCGGCGTGGACCCGTCCGCCCGGGGCGAGCAACTGGACGTCCACGCCTTCGCCCGCATCGCCGAATCCCGACTGTAACCGCCAGGGCGGAGGGCACCGGCTCGGCGATCCCGGCCTGGGCCCAGAGGATTTCCACAACCTGTCGCGCCCTCCCTCCCGCCATCCACAGAACCGCGTTCGGCCTCAAGCCGCCACACCCCGCCGCGTGATCCTGGCCTCCCGTCCCCCCAACAGGAGGCCAACATGATCAAGCTACGGCCGGCCATCGCCGGCGCGCTCTTCGCAGCCCTCGCCATCTCCCCCGACCCGGCTCGAGCAGCCTCCCTCACTCCGCGTCCCTGCGGCCGAGCGGACGTCTGCCGTCCCTGCGGCCGAGCGGACGTCTGCCGTCCCTGCGGCCGAGCGGACCTCTGCACCCGACAACCCTGGAGGCCGTCGGCGTCCCCGAAGCAGGCGGGGCGCTGCTGCGATCGGCGCCCCCACCCGCGCCCAGCAGTAGGCAGACGCACCCGCGGTGAGATCGCCGCCGCCGCGGCTCTCGCCCAGCGGGGCGTGCCCTTCTCGTGGGGCGGAGGTTCGGCGAGCGGTCCCACCATCGGCATAGGCAGGGGAGCCGGAACGCGAGGCTTCGACTGCAGCGGCCTGACCCTCTACGCCTGGGCTCGGGCGGGCGTGGCCCTCGGCCATTACACGGGCACGCAGTTCCGCCAGGGCCGCCGCGTTCCGCTCAGGGCGCGCCGCACGGGCGACCTGCTCTTCTTCGGCGGCGGCACGGGCGACCCGACCCACGTGGCCCTCTATCTAGGAGGCGGGTTGATGATCCACGCGCCCAAGACAGGCGACGTGGTGAAGACGACGGACTTCCTCGGCTCCCCTTATTACCGAGCCGTCTTCCGCGGCATGACCCGTCCCGGCTGAGCCGTTCAGCGCCGCGCGCAGACCTCCACCAGCCCCTCGACCAGCCCGGAAAGCGTCGCCTGGTCCTCCTCCCTGGAGGGCTCGTACTCCATGAGCCCGAGTCCCACGACCTCGAACCGTTCAGCCACGGCGGAGACCAGGGAGAGCAGCCCCTCGGGACGCAGTCCGCCAGGTGCGGGGCTCCCCACACTCGCGAAGATCTCCGGATCGAGCACATCGAAGTCGATGTGCACGTAGACGGCGGCCTCGCCATGGATCTCCGCGATCGCCTCGGCAAGGGCCGCACCGGAATCCGCCACGGTCAGCCGGCGGATCCCACGGTCCTCGACGAACGCCAGCTCGGCAGGATCAAGATCGCGCACCCCCGCCAGCACGATCTGGCCCGGATCCAGCCGGTCGCCCGGCGCCAGCCCCGCGGGCCCGTCCCCGGTGAGCGCCCGCAGCACCATCCCATGAAAGGCCCCAGAAGGTGAGGAGTCCGGCGTGTTCAGGTCCCCATGCGCGTCGAACCACACGACAACCAGCCGATCCCCGTACCTTTTCCTGGCCGCCGCCACCGGCTCCAGCTCGACCCCGCAATCCCCGCCGGCCGTCACCATGAGCCCATCGGCGGCCTGTGCGACGGCCTCACGCACCCTGGAGGCGGTGAGGACCAGATCGTCATCGACCTCCACCCGCACGCGGCGGTCGGCGTTCACCATGTCGGCCAGCAACCGCGCCCCTTCGCGCAACCGCTCCGCCGTACGCGCCCCCGACCCTCGCCACTGTGGCACCTCGACAACCGTCACCTCGGACAACGCGCCCTCCTCAACCCTCAACGCGAGCTACCACTCCAGGATGGCGAGCCCACGGCCACACCGTCCAACCACGCTCGCCATGCGTCCGCCTGGCGAGTGGGCGCACCCGGCCATGGGGGGAGCGAGCGGACATTTCTCAATGAGCCGTATCACTCTGCGTTAGCCATGACGTTCGTGGGCAAAGGCGCGTTAACTTGACTCTGCGTGCTGCTGACCCGGCCTTTCGGAGGCCATATTGTGAGAACCGCATGTCAGGGCCGCGTGTGTCGATAACATCGAGTGTCCTTGGCCCCGGCAAGTGATGAGAGTGGCAGCAGATCGATGAGTTCGGTGACCGTACGTGTGCCTGCGAAGGTCAACGTACAGCTTTCTGTCGGCCCGCTCAGGGAAGATGGCTACCACGACCTGGTGAACGTCTTCCACGCGGTATCGATCTTCGACGAGGTGGTGGCGAAGGAGTCCGAGTCGATCACCGTGGTGGTGAACGGCAAGTGGTCCGACCAGGTGCCGACCGATGACAGCAACCTGGCGATCCGGGCCGCCCGGGCGCTCGCCAAGCACGCGGGCCGCACCTACGGGGCCGACCTGATCATTCAGAAGGACATTCCCGTGGCGGGCGGCATGGCAGGCGGCAGTGCGGACGCCGCCGGGGCGCTGGTGGCCTGCAACGAGCTGTGGGGGCTGGGGCTGCCGTTCGAGGACCTCATGGAGATCGCGGGCGATCTCGGCAGCGACGTGCCGTTCTCCCTGCTCGGCGGCACGGCGGTCGGCACCGGCCGAGGCGAGCAGCTGAGCGAGCTGCCCACCGGGGGCACGTTCCACTGGGTGTTCGCGCTGGCGGACGGCGGTCTCTCCACGGCCAGCGTGTACGCCGAGTGCGACCGCCTCAGAGCGGCCTCGGGCGCCGAGGTCCCCTGGCCCCAGCTGGACGACTCCCTGATGGAGGCGCTGGGCACGGGTGACGCGTACTCACTTGGCGCCCACCTGAGCAACGACCTCCAGCCGGCCGCGCTCAGCCTGAGGCCAGAGCTCGGGCCCACCTTGGAGGCGGGACGCCAGCACGGGGCCCTGGGCGCGATCGTCTCGGGGTCAGGCCCGACGTGCGCCTTCCTGGCCATCGACGCACTGCACGCCCGCGACCTGGCCCACAGCCTGACCAGCACAGGAGCCGCCCACACCGCCGTCGCCGCCCACGGCCCGGTCCAGGGCGCCACCCTGGCCTGACCGCGCCACCCTGGCGGACCACGGCACTTTGGCCTGACCGCGCCACCCGACCGCGCCACGCGGCCAGGCACCCGCGCTCCGGTGCAGCGCGCTCCGGTTCCTCCGCATTTGGCGCAATCCGACTCCGGCATCATCGGGCCTGTCATCTCGGGCCCGGTGCCGCCGTCCCCGCTGTGCCGCCGTCCCCGCGGCATCCACGTCCGGAGCGCCGCCGTCCTCAGCGCCCCGTCCTCAGCGCCCTGTGCACCGGGCCCCGTGCACAGGGCCCCATGCACAGGGCCGCCGTCCTCAGGGCCGCCGTCCACAGGGGGTGTCAGGGCGGGCGGGGGACGGACGGAGAGCCGATACTCTGGGAAGGCCATGAATCTGGTCAATCTTGAGTCGGTTTCCCATGCCTATGGGCCCAAGCCACTCCTCACCGACGTATCCCTCGGCGTCGAGGCGGGCGAGCGCATCGGCGTCGTCGGGCGTAACGGAGGCGGAAAGACGACCCTGCTGTCCGTGATCGCCGGAGCGGTGCGTCCGGACAAGGGACGGGTCACGCACAACCGGGGTCTGCGGGTCGGCTTCCTGTCGCAGCACGACGCGCTGGACCCGAGCGCCACCGTACGGGAGATCGTCCTCGGCAGCCTGGCCGAGCACGAGTGGGCGGGGGACCAGCGGGTACGCGAGATCCTCGCCAACCTGGTCGGCGACCTCGACCTCGACGCCAAGGCCGGCGACCTGTCCGGTGGGGAGCGCAGGCGTACGGCGCTGGCACGGCTGCTCATCGACGACCATGACCTGATCATGCTGGACGAGCCCACGAACCACCTCGACATCGAGGCCATCGCCTGGCTCGCCGGCCACCTGGCGGGCGCGAAGAGCGCGCTGGTGGTCGTGACGCACGACCGGTGGTTCCTCGACGCCGTGTCCACCCGTACGTGGGAGGTCGTGGACGGGCGGGTCGAGCGGTACGAAGGCGGATATGCCGCTTACGTGCTCGCGAAGGCCGAGCGGGCGCGGATCGCGCAGGCCGCCGAAGAACGCCGCCAGAACCTCATGCGCAAGGAGATCGCCTGGCTGCGGCGCGGCCCGCCCGCCCGTACGTCCAAGCCGAAATTCCGCATCGAGGCCGCCCAGGCCCTGATCGCGAACGAGCCCCCGGCGCGTGAGACCGTCGAGCTGATGCGGTTCGCCGCGGCACGCCTCGGCAAGACCGTTTACGACCTCGAGGACGTCACCCTGCACGCGGGCGGTCCGGGCAACGGGCCGCTGGTGCTCGGGGATCTCACCTGGCAGTTCGGCCCGGGGGACCGGATCGGGCTGATCGGGGTGAACGGCTCCGGCAAGTCGTCCGTGCTGCGCCTGCTCGCCGGCACAGTATCCCCCGATTCAGGGCGTGTGATCAGGGGCAAGACGGTACGCCTCGCCCACCTGTCCCAGGAGCTCGCCGAGGTCGACCCGACGCGGCGGGTGCTGGAGTCGGTCGAGGAAGTACGCAAGTACCTCCAGCTCGGCAAGAGGGAGTGGACGGCCTCCCAGCTGCTCGAACGCCTCGGGTTCAAGGGTGAGGCGCAGTGGAAGGTCGTCGGCGACCTGTCCGGCGGCGAGAGGCGGCGGCTGCAGCTGCTCAGGCTGCTCATGGACGACCCGAACGTCCTGCTGCTCGACGAGCCCACCAACGACCTCGACATCGAGACGCTCAACGAGCTCGAGGACCTGCTGGACGGCTGGCCCGGCACGCTCGTCCTGGTGAGCCACGACCGCTACTTCCTGGAGCGGGTGACCGACAGGTGCGTGGCGCTGCTGGGTGACGGCAAGCTCTCACTGCTGCCGGGCGGGGTGGACGAATACCTCGAACGCCGCGCCGCCGGCACCGCCGTGACCGCCCGCCTGGGAACCTCCGCCGGGGCGGCTCCCGTACCGGATACCGTCAGCGCGGTCTCCGGTGGTGCGGAGCAATCCGGAGCCACGTCCGCGCCGGGCCAGCCGGGTGCCGGGCTGTCGGCCAAGGAGGAACGCGAGCTGCGCAAGGAGCTCAACCGCCTGGAACGCCAGCTCGACAAGCTGAGCGACCAGGAGTCCCGCCTCCACGCGGCCATGGCGGAAGCGGCCAGCGACTACGCCCGGCTCGGCTCACTCGACGCCCAGCTACGCGAGATCAACGCCCAGAAGGACACGATCGAAGCCGAGTGGCTCGAGCTCGCCGACCGCCTGGGCGACTGACATCCTGATCCGCGACCATGCTCCGCACGAATCGTGCGGGGCCATGGTCGTCGGCCAGGCGGATCGAATGCCTGCCCCGCACGGGTCGAATGTCGGGGTGCGCGAGGCGGGCGGGGGCGGCCAGTTCCAGGGGGCGTCGAAGGGCGCGGGCAGTCTCAGGAGGCGTCGAAGGGGGCGAGGAGCGTCCGGAGCAGGGACGCAAGCAGACGCTGATCGCCGTCCCCCAGACCGGACAACAGGTCGTGCTCGCGCCGCAGCAGGTCCGCGAAGGCGGCGTCGACCCGTGCCAGACCGGTGTCCGTCAGGGACACCAGCACGCCGCGCCGGTCCTCCGGATCCGGGCGGCGGCGCACCAGCCCCGCCTGCGCGAGCCGGTCGATGCGGTTGGTCATGGTCCCGGACGTGACGAGCGTGGCCCGCAACAGCGCCCCGGGGCTGAGCTCGTACGGCTTGCCGGCCCGCCGCAGGGCCGTCAGCACGTCGAACTCCCACGGCTCCAGATCGTGCTCGGCGAACGCCGCCCGCCTGGCCCGGTCGAGATGCCTGGCCAGTCGTGACACCCTGGAGAGCACCTGGAGCGGCTCGACGTCGAGGTCGGGACGCTCCGCGCGCCAAGCCGCGACGAGACGGTCCACCTCGTCCCTAGCATCCTCCGTCATGACACAAGAGTGTACTGTCTTGACATCGAGATATCTCTCTCGATATCAATTATCTTCATGTCGAGAGATATCTGGGACCCGGTAACCTACTCCGTCTACGCGGACGAGCGGTCGCGGCCGTTCGTCGAGCTGGTCTCCAGGGTCGGCGCGGTCGATCCCGATTATGTCGTGGACGCCGGCTGCGGCAGTGGCGAACTCACCGTTGAGCTGGCCAGACGCTGGCCACGCGCGACCGTCGAAGGCTTCGACTCCTCGCCCGCGATGATCACCAAGGCTCGCCGGCTGGAGTCGAACGTCAGGTTCGCGGTGGCGGACGTGGCCACCTGGCGCCCCGACCGTCCGGTGGACGTGATCGTGTCGAACGCCGTCCTGCAGTGGGTGCCGGAGCACCGCGACGTGCTGGAGCACTGGATCGAGGCGCTGGCCTCGGGAGGGTGGCTGGCGTTCCAGGTGCCCGGCAACTTCGAGGCGCCCAGCCACGTCGCCATCCGCGAGCTCTGCGCCTCCCGCGCCTGGTCCGACAGGCTCAGTGACGTCGTGAGGGCGCAGCCGGTCGACGACCCCCTCGATTACCTGGACCTGCTCAACCACGGCGGCACCCAGGTGGACGCGTGGGAGACGACCTACATGCACGTCCTGCAGGGTGAGAACCCGGTGCTCGACTGGGTCTCCGGCACCGCGCTGCGCCCCGTGCTCGACCGGCTGGACCCGGACGAGCAGGCCCGGTTCAAGAACGACCTGGCCAAGGTGCTGGCCGAGGTGTATCCGGCCAGGAGCTACGGCACTCCCTTCCCGTTCCGGCGGATCTTCGTCGTGGTGCAGAAGTGATCAAGCAGATTCATCATGTGCAGCTCGCCGCGCCCAGGGGCAGCGAGCCCGAGCTGAGGCGCTTCTACGAGGGCGTGCTGGGGCTCCGGGAGGTGCCCAAGCCGCCGGAGCTGGCCAAGCGCGGGGGCGTGTGGTTCAGGAGCGAGGGGGTAGAGGTCCACCTCGGCATCGAGGACGACTTCAGGCCCGCGCGCAAGGCTCACCCCGCGTTCCTGGTGGACGACCTCGACGCCTATGCCACTGACGCGGAGATCGACGACCTGTTCCCCGGCTATCGGCGGATCTATCTCTCGGACCCCGTGGGCAACAGAATCGAGCTGCTGCAAGCCGTGTGATGTTCACCTCAGAATGGCATGATGTTCCGAAATCGGACCCTTGTGAGGTGTAGTGGGCATCGAGATCGAGGACAAGTTCGACGTTCCTCCCGACTACGCGATCCCGGACCTGAGCGGTCTGGCCGACGTCGTGGGCCCCAAGAGCTACCAGCTCGTGGCCCTCTACTACGACACCCCCGACCTTCGACTGGCCACTCGGGGCATCACGCTCAGGAGGCGACGAGGCGGCTCCGATCCCGGCTGGCACCTGAAGCTGCCCAAGGCCAAGGGGGCGCGCCAGGAGATCACCCATCCGCTCACCCGGAGCACGAAGATCGTGCCCCCTGAGCTGGCCGAGCTCGTCCGCGCCTACACCCGCGGCGCCGAGCTGCAGCCGGTCGCCGAGCTGGACACCCGCAGGAGCGTCACCGTCCTGCTCGACGGCGACACCAAGCTGGTCGAGATCGCCGACGACCACGTCAAGGGCACGGTGTTCCAGGACGAGCCCAAGATCGTACGGTGGCGCGAGGTCGAGGCGGAGCTGCTCGCCGAGGACCGCCGGGCCTTCCTCGCCAAGGTCGGCAAGCGCCTCAGGAAGGCGGGTGCGACGCCCTCGGCGGCCGGCAGCAAGCTCGCCAAACTGCTCGAACCCGCCCCGCTCCCCAAGGCCCCCACCGAACCCGGTACGGCGGGCGAGACCGTCGTCGCCTACCTGGCCGGCCAGGTGGCCGCCCTGCTCGCGCAGGATCCGCGGGTACGCAGGGCCGAGGAGGACGCCGTCCACCAGATGCGCGTGGCCGCCCGCAGGCTGCGCAGCGCGCTCAAGGCGTTCAAGAGCATCGTGACCGACACCGGGCAGATCCAGGACGAGCTGCGCCGGCTCGGCGCGGTGCTCGGGGAGGCCCGGGACCTGGAGGTGATCAGGGCCAGGTTCGCCAGGGAGCTGGCCGGCCTCCAGCCGGAGCTGGTCACCGGCCCCATCCAGACCCGGCTCGGCGAGGATCTGCACAAACGCGAGCAAGAGGCGTACGCCCGCATCGACGACATGCTCAACAGCGACCGCTACTACGCCCTGCTCAACGCGCTCGACCAGCTCGTGTCCGCCCCGAGCCTGGGCAGGGCGGCGGCCAAACCGGCCCAGGACAAGCTCTCCGCCGTCGCCGCGGCGAACTGGGCCAGAGTGACGAAGGCGTACGACACCGCGCAGGCCATCGAAGACCCCGAACGTCGTGAAACAGCCATGCACGATGTGCGGAAGGCCGCCAAACGCGCTCGTTACACCGCCGAAGCGCTCCAACCCACCCTTGGCGGGAGCATGGCCAAGCTGGCCAAGCTGGCCGAGGACATCCAGGAGATCCTGGGCGCGCACCAGGACGGCGTCGTCGCTCAGGAGACGCTGGCCAAGGAGGCCGAGAGCGCACGCCAGGCAGGCGAGGACACGTTCACCTACGGACTGCTCATCGGGATCGAACGGAACACCGCCGAGCAGGCCCACGCCGATTTCCCCAGAGTCTGGGCAGAGACCCTCAAGGCGGTTAAGAAGGTTCTATGAGGAACCTTCCCACCATCCCCTTCGAGCGGCACAGCCTGCTCGACGTCCCCGACGAGTACCGGGACCTGCGCGCCGAAGAGGGCATCGCGAAGGTACGTACCCGGATGGGCGACGAGGTCTGGCTGGTCACCGGCTACGAGGACGCCCGCAGCCTGTTCAACGACCCGAGGCTCGGCCGCTCCCATCCGGAGCCGGACAAGGCCGCGCGGCTGTCGGGCTCGGCGCTGCTCGGCGGCCCGCAGGGCGACGTGGCCACCGAGAAGGCCGACCACACCCGCATGCGCAGGCTGTTCATGCCGTCCTTCTCGGCGCGCAGGATGAAGGCGCTCCGGGACCACGTCGGCTCCCTCGTCGATGAGCGGCTCGACCACCTGGCCAAGCTGACGCCGCCCGTGGACCTGCACGCCGAGCTCTCGTTCCCGCTGCCCGTGCTGGTCATCTGCCAGTTGCTCGGCGTGCCGTACGAGGACAGGGAGTACTTCGGCGAAGTGTCGTCCCGCATGGGGGACATGCTGGACATGGGGCGGAGCGAGGCGGCTCGCGCGGAGCTCGGCGCGTACATGGCCGGGCTGATCGAGCGCAAGCGGCGCGAGCCGGCCGAGGACGTGCTGTCGGACCTGGCGAAAGAGCTCGACGACGACGGGCGGATCGCCGAGCTGGCCGGCGGGCTGCTGTTCGCCGGGCACGAGACCACGGTCAACCGCATCGACTACGGCGTGCTGCTC
The nucleotide sequence above comes from Nonomuraea helvata. Encoded proteins:
- a CDS encoding MarR family winged helix-turn-helix transcriptional regulator, which codes for MTEDARDEVDRLVAAWRAERPDLDVEPLQVLSRVSRLARHLDRARRAAFAEHDLEPWEFDVLTALRRAGKPYELSPGALLRATLVTSGTMTNRIDRLAQAGLVRRRPDPEDRRGVLVSLTDTGLARVDAAFADLLRREHDLLSGLGDGDQRLLASLLRTLLAPFDAS
- a CDS encoding ABC-F family ATP-binding cassette domain-containing protein, coding for MNLVNLESVSHAYGPKPLLTDVSLGVEAGERIGVVGRNGGGKTTLLSVIAGAVRPDKGRVTHNRGLRVGFLSQHDALDPSATVREIVLGSLAEHEWAGDQRVREILANLVGDLDLDAKAGDLSGGERRRTALARLLIDDHDLIMLDEPTNHLDIEAIAWLAGHLAGAKSALVVVTHDRWFLDAVSTRTWEVVDGRVERYEGGYAAYVLAKAERARIAQAAEERRQNLMRKEIAWLRRGPPARTSKPKFRIEAAQALIANEPPARETVELMRFAAARLGKTVYDLEDVTLHAGGPGNGPLVLGDLTWQFGPGDRIGLIGVNGSGKSSVLRLLAGTVSPDSGRVIRGKTVRLAHLSQELAEVDPTRRVLESVEEVRKYLQLGKREWTASQLLERLGFKGEAQWKVVGDLSGGERRRLQLLRLLMDDPNVLLLDEPTNDLDIETLNELEDLLDGWPGTLVLVSHDRYFLERVTDRCVALLGDGKLSLLPGGVDEYLERRAAGTAVTARLGTSAGAAPVPDTVSAVSGGAEQSGATSAPGQPGAGLSAKEERELRKELNRLERQLDKLSDQESRLHAAMAEAASDYARLGSLDAQLREINAQKDTIEAEWLELADRLGD
- a CDS encoding 4-(cytidine 5'-diphospho)-2-C-methyl-D-erythritol kinase; amino-acid sequence: MSSVTVRVPAKVNVQLSVGPLREDGYHDLVNVFHAVSIFDEVVAKESESITVVVNGKWSDQVPTDDSNLAIRAARALAKHAGRTYGADLIIQKDIPVAGGMAGGSADAAGALVACNELWGLGLPFEDLMEIAGDLGSDVPFSLLGGTAVGTGRGEQLSELPTGGTFHWVFALADGGLSTASVYAECDRLRAASGAEVPWPQLDDSLMEALGTGDAYSLGAHLSNDLQPAALSLRPELGPTLEAGRQHGALGAIVSGSGPTCAFLAIDALHARDLAHSLTSTGAAHTAVAAHGPVQGATLA
- a CDS encoding arginase family protein, with translation MTVVEVPQWRGSGARTAERLREGARLLADMVNADRRVRVEVDDDLVLTASRVREAVAQAADGLMVTAGGDCGVELEPVAAARKRYGDRLVVVWFDAHGDLNTPDSSPSGAFHGMVLRALTGDGPAGLAPGDRLDPGQIVLAGVRDLDPAELAFVEDRGIRRLTVADSGAALAEAIAEIHGEAAVYVHIDFDVLDPEIFASVGSPAPGGLRPEGLLSLVSAVAERFEVVGLGLMEYEPSREEDQATLSGLVEGLVEVCARR
- a CDS encoding glyoxalase, whose amino-acid sequence is MIKQIHHVQLAAPRGSEPELRRFYEGVLGLREVPKPPELAKRGGVWFRSEGVEVHLGIEDDFRPARKAHPAFLVDDLDAYATDAEIDDLFPGYRRIYLSDPVGNRIELLQAV
- a CDS encoding trans-aconitate 2-methyltransferase, translated to MSRDIWDPVTYSVYADERSRPFVELVSRVGAVDPDYVVDAGCGSGELTVELARRWPRATVEGFDSSPAMITKARRLESNVRFAVADVATWRPDRPVDVIVSNAVLQWVPEHRDVLEHWIEALASGGWLAFQVPGNFEAPSHVAIRELCASRAWSDRLSDVVRAQPVDDPLDYLDLLNHGGTQVDAWETTYMHVLQGENPVLDWVSGTALRPVLDRLDPDEQARFKNDLAKVLAEVYPARSYGTPFPFRRIFVVVQK
- a CDS encoding cytochrome P450 — protein: MRNLPTIPFERHSLLDVPDEYRDLRAEEGIAKVRTRMGDEVWLVTGYEDARSLFNDPRLGRSHPEPDKAARLSGSALLGGPQGDVATEKADHTRMRRLFMPSFSARRMKALRDHVGSLVDERLDHLAKLTPPVDLHAELSFPLPVLVICQLLGVPYEDREYFGEVSSRMGDMLDMGRSEAARAELGAYMAGLIERKRREPAEDVLSDLAKELDDDGRIAELAGGLLFAGHETTVNRIDYGVLLLLAHPDQRDLLMADPGLAPAAVEEILRMVVTSLHGLPRYAHEDIEFGGRTIRKGEAVVILTGVANRDERIYPDPDVFDIRRPQPEPHLSFGYGPRFCIGASLARVELEAVFARLFQRLPTLRLAVPMEELPRNEGRIADGFDRLPVTW
- a CDS encoding NlpC/P60 family protein; amino-acid sequence: MPFSWGGGSASGPTIGIGRGAGTRGFDCSGLTLYAWARAGVALGHYTGTQFRQGRRVPLRARRTGDLLFFGGGTGDPTHVALYLGGGLMIHAPKTGDVVKTTDFLGSPYYRAVFRGMTRPG
- a CDS encoding CYTH and CHAD domain-containing protein; amino-acid sequence: MGIEIEDKFDVPPDYAIPDLSGLADVVGPKSYQLVALYYDTPDLRLATRGITLRRRRGGSDPGWHLKLPKAKGARQEITHPLTRSTKIVPPELAELVRAYTRGAELQPVAELDTRRSVTVLLDGDTKLVEIADDHVKGTVFQDEPKIVRWREVEAELLAEDRRAFLAKVGKRLRKAGATPSAAGSKLAKLLEPAPLPKAPTEPGTAGETVVAYLAGQVAALLAQDPRVRRAEEDAVHQMRVAARRLRSALKAFKSIVTDTGQIQDELRRLGAVLGEARDLEVIRARFARELAGLQPELVTGPIQTRLGEDLHKREQEAYARIDDMLNSDRYYALLNALDQLVSAPSLGRAAAKPAQDKLSAVAAANWARVTKAYDTAQAIEDPERRETAMHDVRKAAKRARYTAEALQPTLGGSMAKLAKLAEDIQEILGAHQDGVVAQETLAKEAESARQAGEDTFTYGLLIGIERNTAEQAHADFPRVWAETLKAVKKVL
- the rsmA gene encoding 16S rRNA (adenine(1518)-N(6)/adenine(1519)-N(6))-dimethyltransferase RsmA produces the protein MRLLGPAEIRILADKLDLRPTKKLGQNFVIDAGTVRRIVRVADLSENDVVIEVGPGLGSLTLALLPSAAHVVAVEIDPVLARQLPITVAERGGSEKLTVVNADAMRITPDDLSGCTPTALVANLPYNVAVPVVLHLLQTLPSLRKGLVMVQSEVADRLAAGPGSKVYGVPSVKAAWYADVRRAGPVGRTVFWPVPNVDSGLVSLVRREPPATKASREEVFAVVDAAFAQRRKTLRAALSSWAGSAAQAEEALRAAGVDPSARGEQLDVHAFARIAESRL